A genome region from Triticum aestivum cultivar Chinese Spring chromosome 2B, IWGSC CS RefSeq v2.1, whole genome shotgun sequence includes the following:
- the LOC123038938 gene encoding disease resistance protein Pik-1 yields the protein MVMEVVTGVMGRLLPKLVELVAGEYKLQKGVKEDVESLKKEMESMHTALTEVAEVPRDSLNRQVKIWADELRELSYDMEDVVDNFLLYVEGSDPAANSNKLKCLMEMMTGYFTKASGRHQIANDIKALKKLAEEVAARRARCQVGGVVVNPANKSKVDPRMLALYKDQQELVGIEAARIELTKRPALGDGNVSNQQLKIVSIVGPGGLGKTTLAKAVYDSLETQYVHKAFVPVGRNPEVSKVLKDILLELRVRTSDVATLDERQLVEKLREQLQNVRYIFLIQVAGTSSWRVIKCALFDNNHGSRVITTTRNQEVAENTGDVYKLKPLSHDLSEELFNKRLFGGKENWQTSEVSKKFLQKCGGVPLAIIAIASFLVGKPVEGWSTVYNSIGFRHTDNTHIDNMRKILLFSYDDLPCYLRPCVLHLSIFPEDAFIMKETLIWMWVAEGFVSEEPGKRLFEIGEGYFGELVNRSLILPVEHKEENVIYGCRVHDMVLDTICWLSEKENFVTIVDNNGKYSTSESNNVRRLAVQTRDEEQHNHFANTSMPKLRSCYASRCHKSMMPPLSSFQVLHVLDLENCVFLENCHLKHLGRLHLLRYLSLENTSISELPKDIGELKFLQTLDLRNSEIKELPQGNSLLRKLKRLRVDRDRRSAGTREDVGIKVPKWIGNLTSLEELYLSITGEFSTFVEELGKLKELRVLVCHLMGDLNEKKTLADSLSELGKLQILHLEGLYGWSKSEADTYWKDYKPPQQLGDLSISTRFSRLPPWIKSSLLPNLSKLKIDVYPMKKQDVINLGGLPELVKLDDLWIPAGMEFADGVFPKLRSCGINAPFWFLPGSMKNLESITVGTMRNLTEKDAVTDFDFTCTLRNLPLLVVVFANVEKMEAALSGAIHNHPNRPFLHLGKHAEDRMMKKEPASPLHRAASVGTSTQIIVEDEEDEGSSSQQIAHESDKKRKANHASVDAAVGWHDTDVDAAMGWRKAFNVPPNRPSPWSITTNGVSAFYPAVNYNYFQDLYAKDEEEEEESQADQQEQLAEEHKEAEVGSAETTPPETQNTVDVARLAESGEASTGMPAPVPARRRRRPWACFGCLKSAGSSSH from the exons ATGGTGATGGAGGTGGTAACCGGTGTCATGGGAAGACTACTTCCCAAGCTGGTCGAGCTGGTCGCGGGTGAGTACAAGCTACAGAAGGGCGTCAAGGAAGACGTTGAGTCCCTTAAGAAAGAGATGGAGAGCATGCACACTGCCCTTACAGAGGTGGCGGAGGTGCCAAGGGACAGCCTTAATCGGCAGGTCAAGATCTGGGCAGATGAACTGAGGGAGCTGTCGTACGACATGGAGGATGTCGTTGACAACTTTCTGCTGTACGTCGAGGGATCTGATCCAGCAGCCAACTCGAACAAGCTCAAATGCCTAATGGAGATGATGACCGGCTATTTCACCAAAGCCAGCGGCCGCCATCAGATCGCCAATGACATTAAGGCTCTCAAGAAACTTGCCGAAGAGGTGGCTGCCCGGCGTGCCAGATGCCAAGTCGGCGGTGTTGTTGTCAATCCAGCTAACAAATCCAAGGTTGACCCTCGTATGCTGGCTTTGTACAAGGATCAGCAAGAGCTCGTTGGCATTGAAGCCGCTCGGATTGAGCTAACCAAGAGGCCGGCACTTGGTGATGGGAATGTGTCAAATCAGCAGCTCAAGATAGTCTCTATTGTCGGACCTGGAGGACTCGGCAAGACAACTCTTGCCAAGGCAGTGTACGACAGTCTTGAAACGCAATATGTTCACAAAGCTTTTGTTCCGGTGGGTCGAAATCCTGAAGTGAGCAAAGTTCTCAAGGACATCCTCTTGGAACTGCGCGTGCGTACCAGCGATGTAGCCACACTGGATGAAAGACAACTTGTCGAAAAACTCCGAGAACAACTTCAGAATGTCAG ATATATATTCCTTATCCAAGTGGCTG GTACTTCATCGTGGCGAGTAATCAAATGTGCTTTGTTTGATAACAATCATGGAAGTCGAGTAATCACAACTACTCGCAATCAGGAAGTCGCAGAAAACACCGGTGATGTCTACAAGCTAAAACCACTTTCTCATGATTTGTCTGAAGAACTATTCAATAAAAGATTATTTGGTGGTAAAGAAAATTGGCAGACTTCCGAGGTATCAAAAAAATTTCTACAGAAATGTGGTGGTGTGCCGCTCGCTATCATTGCAATAGCTAGTTTCCTGGTTGGTAAACCTGTGGAGGGTTGGTCAACGGTATACAACTCTATTGGTTTCAGACATACAGATAACACACATATTGATAACATGAGAAAGATATTATTATTTAGCTATGATGATCTACCTTGTTATCTAAGGCCTTGTGTATTGCATCTGAGCATATTTCCAGAGGACGCTTTCATCATGAAAGAGACATTGATATGGATGTGGGTAGCCGAAGGCTTTGTCAGTGAAGAGCCAGGGAAACGGTTATTTGAGATTGGAGAAGgatactttggtgaacttgtaaatAGAAGCCTGATCCTTCCTGTAGAGCACAAAGAAGAGAATGTCATATATGGTTGCCGTGTTCACGATATGGTACTTGATACAATTTGTTGGTTGTCAGAGAAAGAAAATTTTGTTACCATAGTGGATAATAATGGGAAATACTCAACTTCAGAAAGCAATAATGTTCGTAGGTTAGCTGTCCAAACAAGAGATGAAGAGCAGCACAACCATTTTGCCAACACAAGCATGCCAAAATTGAGGTCATGTTATGCCAGCAGGTGTCATAAAAGTATGATGCCACCACTTTCAAGCTTTCAAGTGCTGCATGTTCTAGACTTGGAAAACTGCGTATTTCTGGAAAACTGTCATCTTAAGCATCTTGGAAGGTTACATCTGTTGAGATACTTGAGTCTGGAGAACACAAGTATTAGTGAGCTCCCAAAAGATATAGGAGAATTAAAGTTTCTGCAGACACTAGACTTGAGGAACTCCGAGATAAAAGAATTGCCACAGGGCAATAGTTTGCTAAGGAAGCTGAAGCGCCTGCGAGTTGACAGGGACCGCCGGAGCGCTGGTACCAGGGAAGATGTAGGTATAAAAGTGCCGAAATGGATAGGGAACCTGACATCCCTGGAAGAGTTATATTTGAGTATAACTGGTGAATTTTCTACCTTCGTTGAAGAACTCGGTAAGCTGAAAGAGCTGAGGGTGCTGGTCTGTCATTTAATGGGAGATTTGAATGAGAAGAAAACTTTGGCGGATTCATTAAGCGAGCTTGGGAAACTCCAAATCTTACATCTTGAGGGCCTGTATGGGTGGTCGAAATCGGAGGCAGACACCTACTGGAAAGACTATAAGCCCCCTCAGCAGCTAGGTGATCTGTCCATATCGACCAGGTTCAGTAGGCTCCCGCCGTGGATTAAGTCCTCTCTGCTTCCGAACCTCTCCAAACTAAAAATTGATGTATATCCTATGAAGAAGCAGGATGTGATAAACCTTGGGGGGTTGCCAGAGCTTGTTAAATTGGATGATCTGTGGATACCGGCAGGCATGGAGTTTGCTGATGGTGTGTTCCCCAAGTTGAGGAGCTGCGGGATAAATGCACCTTTCTGGTTTCTGCCGGGAAGTATGAAGAACCTTGAATCCATTACGGTGGGCACAATGCGGAACTTGACGGAGAAGGATGCCGTCACTGATTTTGACTTTACTTGTACCCTGAGGAACCTCCCTTTGCTTGTGGTGGTCTTCGCTAATGTGGAGAAGATGGAGGCAGCGTTGAGCGGAGCAATCCACAACCATCCCAACCGCCCCTTCCTTCATCTCGGAAAGCATGCTGAAGACAGG ATGATGAAAAAAGAACCAGCCTCCCCTCTGCATCGTGCTGCCAGTGTTGGTACGTCTACTCAGATAATCGTGGAAGACGAGGAGGACGAAGGATCGAGCTCCCAACAGATAGCACACGAG TCGGACAAGAAACGCAAAGCCAACCACGCCAGTGTTGATGCAGCAGTGGGGTGGCACGACACTGATGTTGATGCAGCAATGGGGTGGCGCAAAGCCTTCAACGTCCCTCCCAACCGTCCATCACCATGGAGCATCACAACTAACGGTGTCAGCGCCTTCTATCCAGCGGTCAACTACAATTATTTT cAAGACCTCTACGcgaaagacgaggaggaagaagaagaatctcAGGCAGATCAACAGGAACAG CTGGCAGAGGAACACAAAGAAGCCGAGGTCGGGTCAGCAGAGACGACTCCACCAGAGACCCAGAACACAGTCGACGTCGCTAGACTTGCAgaaagcggtgaggcctccaccggtATGCCTGCTCCTGTGCCGGCTCGACGGAGGAGGAGGCCTTGGGCGTGCTTCGGTTGCCTCAAGTCCGCCGGCAGTTCTTCTCACTAG
- the LOC123043436 gene encoding glycerol-3-phosphate dehydrogenase SDP6, mitochondrial, with product MAAWRLRGAGTALAATSALAAAAAAWPSPASASDPSPAALDSARQLVSRAGSAAGAGGPPPRAAQRAALAGSTAAEPLDVLVVGGGATGCGVALDAATRGLRVGLVEREDFSSGTSSRSTKLIHGGVRYLEKAVFNLDYGQLKLVFHALKERKQVIENAPHLCHALPCMTPCFNWFEVVYYWFGLKFYDIVAGKRLLHLSRYYSVEESVALFPTLARNDGDRSLRGTVVYYDGQMNDSRLNVGLACTSAVVGAAVLNYAEVVSLIKDESGERIIGARIRDTLSGKEFDAFAKVVINASGAFCDSVRKMANSDVVPMIAPSSGVHIVLPDYYSPEGMGLIVPKTKDGRVVFMLPWLGRTVAGTTDSSTAITMLPEPHEDEIQFILDAICDYLNVQVRRSDVLSAWSGIRPLAMDPSAKNTESISRDHVVFEDYPGLITITGGKWTTYRSMAEDALNAAIKSGNLKPANGCVTDHLHIIGGYGWDPASFTVLAQNYKRMKKTYGGKVIPGAMDSAVSKHLSHAYGTLAERVAAIAQNEGLGKRLAHGYPFLEAEVAYCARHEYCESAVDFVARRCRLAFLDTDAAGRALPRIIEILALEHKWDKARRKLELQKGIEFLGTFKSSKNAQFRDGKHNGQ from the exons ATGGCCGCGTGGCGCCTCCGCGGCGCCGGCACGGCCCTGGCCGCCACCTCCGCGCTGGCCGCGGCGGCTGCCGCCTGGCCGTCGCCGGCGTCCGCCTCCGACCCGTCCCCCGCGGCCCTCGACTCCGCGCGGCAGCTCGTGTCGCGGGCCGGCTCGGCCGCGGGCGCGGGcggcccgcccccgcgcgccgcgcAGCGGGCGGCGCTGGCCGGGTCCACTGCCGCGGAGCCGCTCGACGTGCTAGTGGTCGGCGGCGGCGCCACCGGCTGCGGGGTCGCGCTTGACGCCGCCACGCGCGGCCTCCGCGTCGGCCTCGTCGAGCGCGAGGACTTCTCCTCCGGCACCTCCTCCCGATCCACCAAGCTCATCCACGGCG GTGTGCGTTACTTGGAGAAGGCAGTGTTCAATCTTGATTATGGgcagctgaaactggtttttcacgCTCTCAAGGAGCGCAAGCAAGTTATTGAGAATGCTCCCCACTTATGTCATGCTCTGCCATGCATGACTCCTTGCTTTAACTGGTTTGAGGTTGTATACTACtggtttggtttgaagttctatgatATTGTCGCTGGCAAAAGGCTGCTACATTTATCACGGTATTATTCTGTAGAAGAATCAGTTGCACTTTTCCCGACCCTTGCAAGGAATGATGGTGACCGTAGCCTTCGAGGAACCGTGGTTTACTATGATGGTCAAATGAACGACTCTCGTTTGAATGTGGGGTTGGCATGCACATCTGCAGTTGTTGGTGCAGCTGTTCTCAATTATGCTGAAGTGGTCTCCCTCATTAAGGATGAATCAGGAGAGAGGATCATTGGTGCACGCATCCGTGACACGCTATCAG GTAAGGAATTCGACGCATTTGCAAAGGTGGTTATTAATGCATCAGGAGCATTCTGTGATTCTGTAAGGAAGATGGCCAACAGTGACGTAGTACCCATGATCGCTCCGAGCAGTGGGGTGCACATTGTACTTCCTGATTATTATTCCCCTGAAGGGATGGGGTTAATTGTCCCCAAGACCAAAGATGGTAGAGTTGTATTCATGCTGCCATGGTTGGGAAGGACGGTTGCTGGGACAACTGATTCTAGTACAGCAATAACAATGCTTCCTGAACCACATGAAGATGAAATACAGTTCATATTGGATGCAATATGTGATTATCTTAATGTTCAG GTGAGGCGTTCAGATGTTCTTTCTGCATGGAGTGGTATTCGCCCATTGGCCATGGATCCATCAGCAAAGAACACGGAAAGTATTTCTAGAGATCATGTTGTATTTGAAGACTACCCAGGGTTAATAACAATCACAGGTGGAAAATGGACAACGTATAGAAG catggctgaagatgctcttaatGCAGCAATAAAGTCAGGGAATTTGAAGCCAGCAAATGGCTGCGTGACTGATCATTTGCATATAATTGGTGGATATGGATGGGATCCTGCATCTTTTACTGTGCTTGCTCAGAATTATAAGCGAATGAAGAAGACATATGGTGGAAAAGTTATTCCAGGTGCAATGGACAGTGCTGTATCGAAACATCTGTCACATGCATATGGAACTTTGGCTGAAAGAGTGGCTGCAATTGCCCAG AATGAAGGCTTGGGAAAGCGACTTGCTCACGGATACCCATTCTTAGAAGCTGAAGTAGCATATTGTGCTCGCCACGAGTACTGCGAGTCTGCAGTTGACTTTGTTGCAAGGAGATGCCGGCTTGCCTTCCTTGACACAGATGCTGCAGGGAGAGCATTACCCCGGATCATTGAGATCTTAGCTTTGGAGCACAAGTGGGACAAGGCAAGGCGGAAACTTGAACTGCAGAAGGGTATAGAATTCTTGGGGACCTTCAAGTCATCGAAGAATGCGCAGTTTAGAGATGGGAAACATAACG GGCAATGA